Proteins co-encoded in one Sphingopyxis sp. BE259 genomic window:
- a CDS encoding RNA polymerase sigma factor, producing the protein MAEADDASIIKAAVAGNRDAFAALLRRHYDRIHGLAWHLTGSRADADDIAQDVCCILAERLSNFRGDAKFTTWLCAIVYNACRDFRRRRSAFARFTGKLGVMAGLAKGPDGRDLYDAIWIESAIARLKPELRDTAILVAAQQLTHGEAAQILGIAETTVSWRMHEIRRQLAPKGGLDA; encoded by the coding sequence ATGGCTGAGGCCGACGATGCCTCGATCATAAAGGCGGCAGTGGCGGGGAATCGCGACGCCTTCGCTGCATTGCTCCGGCGCCACTACGACCGCATCCACGGTCTCGCCTGGCATTTGACGGGGTCACGCGCCGACGCCGACGACATTGCGCAGGACGTCTGCTGCATCCTTGCCGAAAGGCTAAGCAATTTCCGCGGCGACGCCAAATTCACGACCTGGCTGTGCGCTATCGTCTATAACGCCTGCCGCGATTTCCGGCGGCGGCGCTCGGCCTTTGCGCGCTTTACCGGCAAGCTGGGCGTGATGGCCGGTCTTGCCAAAGGACCGGACGGCCGCGATCTTTATGACGCGATCTGGATCGAGAGTGCCATCGCCCGGTTGAAACCCGAACTTCGCGACACCGCGATCCTGGTTGCCGCGCAGCAACTGACGCATGGCGAGGCGGCGCAGATTTTGGGGATCGCCGAAACGACGGTGTCGTGGCGGATGCACGAGATCCGGCGCCAACTCGCGCCCAAAGGCGGTCTGGACGCCTGA
- a CDS encoding EAL domain-containing protein — MASVFVAGACLVHVGADDLATFALIAGAVGCGWAGSAWRHDWKLWRLSQRLEMISGESQKIVIADRLAENAKGLEIALATIERRLIERHGVSGLPTREPLLDQMQRDGSGVLGTFALDDFERLAGFDPALAERVLLEIVGRIVRMVPPERLIAHVDQGHFAIWYGKTIDPSLARSEIDAIAYALGGRVIIGQREILPSIATRCAALVDGITPQQLLTRTLASFALQDVPETHEHSVQAIAQIQHRYAMEQDLRGAIGRNEFQLFFQPLIDASWQCVTGAEALIRWNHPERGNVPPSLFIPIVEASGLAEEVGLWVLNAAARQASEWEGGQFGPLRIAVNISANQLHNPNFAAFLSRTLHNHSLDPECLEIELTEGVASTDDAGLARLFAKIRALGVMIAIDDFGTGYSSFSTLRQLTFDKIKIDREFVTEVHRRPQSQAICQSILALGRGLDIRVLAEGVETAEEYGWLVRHGCRHFQGYYFSRPLSAADFATFINDRAGLAALLRSANPVPQIERMTL; from the coding sequence TTGGCGTCGGTATTTGTCGCGGGCGCGTGCCTCGTGCATGTCGGTGCGGACGATCTCGCGACTTTCGCGCTGATCGCTGGCGCCGTCGGGTGCGGCTGGGCCGGTTCGGCCTGGCGGCATGACTGGAAACTCTGGCGCCTGTCGCAGCGGCTGGAAATGATTTCCGGCGAAAGCCAGAAAATCGTGATCGCCGACAGGCTGGCGGAAAATGCCAAAGGTCTGGAAATCGCACTCGCGACCATTGAGCGCCGGTTGATCGAACGCCATGGCGTCAGCGGTTTGCCGACGCGCGAGCCGCTGCTCGACCAAATGCAACGCGATGGCTCGGGCGTGCTCGGCACCTTTGCCCTCGACGACTTCGAGCGGCTGGCCGGATTTGATCCTGCGCTCGCCGAACGGGTGCTTTTGGAAATCGTCGGGCGCATTGTTCGAATGGTACCGCCCGAACGCTTGATAGCGCATGTCGATCAGGGGCATTTCGCAATCTGGTACGGCAAGACCATCGATCCGTCGCTGGCGCGATCAGAGATTGATGCCATCGCCTATGCCCTTGGCGGCCGGGTGATCATCGGGCAGCGAGAGATATTGCCCAGCATTGCAACGCGCTGTGCGGCCCTGGTGGACGGCATAACGCCGCAGCAGCTGCTGACGCGAACGCTGGCGTCCTTCGCGCTCCAGGATGTGCCTGAAACGCACGAACATAGTGTCCAGGCGATCGCGCAGATCCAGCACCGCTATGCAATGGAACAGGATTTGCGCGGCGCGATCGGGCGCAACGAATTTCAGTTGTTCTTTCAGCCGCTGATCGACGCGAGCTGGCAATGTGTCACCGGCGCCGAAGCGTTGATCCGCTGGAATCATCCCGAGCGTGGGAACGTGCCGCCGTCGCTGTTCATTCCGATCGTCGAGGCCTCGGGTCTGGCGGAAGAGGTCGGGCTGTGGGTTCTCAACGCCGCGGCGCGGCAGGCAAGCGAATGGGAGGGCGGGCAATTCGGGCCGCTCCGGATCGCTGTCAATATTTCGGCCAACCAGCTTCACAATCCGAATTTCGCCGCGTTTCTGAGCCGGACACTGCACAATCATTCGCTCGATCCGGAGTGCCTTGAGATCGAGCTGACGGAGGGGGTGGCGAGCACCGACGATGCCGGACTCGCGCGTCTGTTTGCCAAGATACGGGCGCTGGGGGTGATGATCGCGATCGATGACTTCGGTACCGGCTATTCCAGCTTCAGCACACTGCGCCAACTCACCTTCGACAAGATCAAGATCGACCGCGAGTTCGTGACCGAGGTCCATCGGCGTCCGCAAAGCCAGGCCATCTGTCAGAGTATCCTCGCGCTCGGCCGCGGGCTCGACATCCGGGTTCTCGCCGAGGGGGTCGAAACCGCCGAGGAATATGGTTGGTTGGTCCGGCACGGCTGCCGCCATTTCCAGGGCTATTATTTTTCGCGTCCGCTGTCGGCCGCGGATTTCGCGACGTTCATCAACGACCGGGCGGGCCTTGCGGCGTTGCTCCGGTCGGCCAATCCAGTCCCCCAGATCGAGAGAATGACATTATGA
- a CDS encoding LysM peptidoglycan-binding domain-containing protein, with translation MTTAVHNSLRRHVRYGIILTAMFAVAGCASGPKPGAVSGPASSAQSIDTIAEYLNQGDVSSARKLIKAGLKRDPNNASLALLRDSIARDPVELLGPQSFDYVVQPGDTLAGIAQRYLGNRLMTYQLARYNGIEKPIVLAAGQTLRIPGAKPAPARRAATPAPTPKSALPATRAQPPKQAVAPPAARANPAAARQLRTQGLAALNKGSAARAVQLLRRASTLDPDNAVIRADLARAERIEATVRSRR, from the coding sequence ATGACGACCGCCGTTCACAACAGCCTGCGCCGACATGTCCGGTATGGCATCATATTGACGGCGATGTTCGCTGTCGCGGGATGTGCAAGCGGTCCCAAACCGGGCGCCGTGTCAGGGCCAGCGAGTAGCGCGCAGAGCATCGATACGATTGCGGAATATCTGAACCAGGGCGACGTGTCGTCAGCGCGCAAGCTGATCAAGGCCGGGCTGAAGCGCGACCCCAACAATGCGTCGCTGGCTCTGCTCCGCGATTCGATCGCGCGCGATCCGGTCGAACTGCTCGGGCCGCAATCCTTTGACTATGTCGTGCAGCCCGGCGACACGCTTGCAGGCATCGCGCAACGGTATCTGGGCAACCGGCTGATGACCTATCAGCTCGCCCGATACAACGGGATCGAAAAGCCAATAGTGCTGGCAGCAGGACAGACATTACGGATCCCCGGCGCCAAGCCGGCACCGGCACGGCGTGCCGCGACGCCTGCGCCGACGCCGAAATCGGCGCTGCCCGCGACGCGGGCGCAGCCGCCGAAACAGGCCGTGGCGCCGCCCGCTGCGCGCGCCAACCCCGCGGCGGCGCGCCAGCTGCGGACTCAGGGTCTGGCCGCGCTCAACAAAGGGTCGGCGGCGCGCGCGGTGCAGTTGCTGCGGCGTGCCTCGACTCTCGATCCTGACAATGCGGTCATCAGAGCGGATCTGGCGCGCGCCGAACGGATCGAGGCGACCGTCCGGTCGCGCCGCTAG